The DNA region AATCATTTTCTGGAATTCAGCGGGCTCGAGGTGTTTCCCGGTTTGTTTGTTTGGGTCGATGATATTCGGGTCCCTGAGTCCGGAATGCACAATTTCTGCTTTGTAGCGGCAGTGCATTTTGATAAAAGATGGTTCTGCAACATCGTCAATCTTGAAATCTGTTTTTGCAAAGCGCTCATCAGCTTTGATGGCAGCCATATAGGCTTCACAGGCTGCTACGGTTCCGGATACGGTTCCGTTCAAACCCTCATCGGCTACGATGATCCGGCCTACCAGGCCCAGTGATTTACAGAATTTAAGGTGATCGTCGGCAAACTGTGCTGCCTCTGCTATAGGACTATAGCAATAATAAAGTAAGGTCTGAAATTTTGTCATAATTCATTGATACCGATGCAAACGGCGTTTAATGCTTTTGCAAAGGTATAAAAATATTGTGTTTTTGGTAAATAGCTGACGTCGTATTGCTGGTCTTGTAAACTTTTATTATTTTAGCAATAAGTAATTAATTTATATTTAATAGTTCCAATCGACTCATGACCACAGAACAAAATTATAAACTGATGAAAAGCGCCAATTTAACCCTATTCCGGTGGACATAAACGCGTATTTGAAAAGCGGTGTACTGGAAGCTTATATTTCCGGTACTGCAACAGCAGCTGAAACAGAGGAATTGTTGCTGCTGAAGTCCAAGCACCCACAAATTGATTATGCTTTATACAGATTGGAGATTGACCTGGAGAACCTGGCGCAATACATGTCTATTGCACCACCGCCGGTGGTATGGGTAAAAATTGATGCTGAATTAAGGGAGCTAATTAAAACCACCGAGTCTCCTGTCCCTTTAAAGATACATTCGAAACGTATAGGAGAGGAACCAGCTGGACCTTTCAGGGGCGGCCAGTTCATTGAAGTCCAGGGCGCATCCAGTCACATGCGGATCCATAAAATATGGCGTTGGGTATTGTTTGTCATCTTTATATTGGGGAAAATATTTTTAGGCTTTGCCATTTACTTTTACTTTGAAAGCAGGGAAGCAAAAAAAGAGCTTGAAAAGCTGCAGAAAGCAATCGAAAAACAGCAAGGCCGGTAATCATCCTGCAACTTTTGTAACAAATACAATGGCTGACGGTTAAAATTAACCCTTCAGGGGGGAATTTCTATAAGCCAGGTTTCCTGAGCAATAATTTGTGTCGGATAATTGTTAAGTTTGCCTCCTTTACTTACAATTGCATTTAAGTATACTAACTAATTTTAAACATAAAATGACTAAAATTTCAATGAAACCATTGTGGTTAACCGCCACGCTTTTGTTGGGTTCTACAATTGGCTTTGCACAGGATAACCTGGTTAATTCATTAAAAAATAACCAGAGTGCAAACAGTGCAGGAAGCTTTACTTTTACACCAGTGATCAGCACTGAAGCTACTTCTGTTAAAAACCAGAAATCATCAGGTACCTGCTGGAGCTATAGCACGAATTCTTTTCTGGAGTCGGAAATGATCCGTATGGGTAAAAAACCTGTAGACCTGGCCGATCTGTTTACTGCACGTAATGCCTACGTGGAAAAAGGGATCAACTATGTACGTATGCATGGTGCTTTAACTTTGGGTGATGGAGGTGCGTGCCATGATGTAATTAACATGTTTGCGAAATATGGTGCATTACCTCAGGAAGCTTATAGCGGGAATGATTATGGGAGTCCGGGATCATCTGACAGGATGAACAAACTGACAGAAGCCATCCTTAAAAAAGCGGTGAGTGGTAAGTTCGATCCGAGCTGGAAAGCAAAGTATATCGCTACCATCGATTCCTGTATGGGTGCTATACCTGAAAAATTTACCTATGAGGGTAAAGAATATACACCTAAGACTTTCGCTAAGGAAGTGGTAGGTATCAATCCTGCTGACTATGTGGAGCTTTCTTCCTTCAATACCAGCCCTTACTATGAGAAGGCTGTTTTAATGGTGCCTGATAACTGGTCATACGATCAGGTGTACAATGTACAAATGGACGATATCATCACCATCATAGACAATGCCGTTAAAAAAGGGTTTACTGTTGCCTGGGCTACTGATGTGAGCGAAAAAGGTTTCAGTTGGAAAAATGGTGTGGCTTATGTTCCTGAAAAAGATTTTGACAGCATGTCTGCCGACGAGAAGAAAGCCATGTTCAATGGTCCTAAGGGGGAAAAAGAAATTACTGTGGCCATGCGTCAGGCCGCTTTTGACGATTACGAAACTACAGATGATCATGGCATGCAGATCACGGGGATTGCAAAAGACCAGAACGGTAAAGAGTATTATATCGTTAAAAACTCATGGGGTGCCAGCAACGATTACAAAGGTTATTTATATGTAACCAAAAATTTTGTGAAGTATAAAACTACTGCATTCTTATTGCATAAAAACGGAATCCCGTCTGACCTACGTAAGAAAATGAGCATTAAATAAGCAGGAATTGCTGCAATAAAAAAGGGGAAATGATTTTTCATTTCCCCTTTTTTATTGTTCTTTTTTAGAACCCGTAAGACATCCGGAAACCATGCTGAACCCTGGTTTTTCCGTCGTAAGCGAAGCCGTAGGCCACCCTGAATATGAGGCGCTGCAGGCCAAAATAGAACTCCGTATAATTTCTTTTTACCGGCTGGCTCAGGTAGCTTATACCCACAACTTCTTCTAGTTTTAACTTGCGCAGTAAAGGCACTTTATTGGTGAGCAGTCCGGAAAAATTGTGTTCAAAATGCCCTTCCAGGTATTCGCGGTCGGTACTGAACAGGTAGAAATCCAGGAACAGGAATTTACGCAGGTTGGGAACTGAAAACAAAGAGTTATTGCCCCGGAAATGTCTTGCATCAGGATAGAAGACCTGATTGTGGTTCAGGAATTTTCCGGCTCCGATTATAAAAGACGAATAGCCCCACAAGCCGGAACTCATTCTGTTTTGCGAGATTTCCAGTGCTATCAGGTCGTAATCCACATCGCTATTGAACACTTCATTAATGCCTTTCCGGTAAGAAAGATCAATAGTTGGGTATTTAGAGGCTTGATAAAATTTGCCGTCGGGCCTTGTAATGTAGCTTTGGCCTATGGTGTAATTTAAGGAAGCCATAACCGTTAAGGCTTTATAGGTAGGAAACAGCGGTGTTTCCGTTTCCGGTGTAAAAGGGTTATTGGAACTGAACTGCTCGCCTTTCAGGTCTTTGATCTTAAAATGGGTGGTGTTCACCAGCTGGGTATTGCGCGAATAATCTACAGACAGGTTGGCCAGCAGTCCATTGCTCAGTTCCCGGCTTGTACCCGCATTGATAAATTCCTTTTTGTAGAACTTGGAAAAATTGGTCTCAAAAAACAGGGAGTTGATGGAGTTGCCCAGCAGGCTCATGGAACCGAAATTGTTAAGGTCGTAGATGCCCGAGCCCCCACTGATACTGATGTTGGCACGTTTTACCGGATTGTAATAATAGTTGGCCGTTAAGCTTCCGGTTAGTGTTTTATTGGAAAAGCCGTATCTCGCTTCCGGGCGGATGCTGTAATAGCGGCTGTTTTCCAGGTCTTTTTTATAGGTCACCCCATATTTGAGGGCAAGACCTTCAACGGTATTGTAAAGAATAGAGCGGTACAGCGGGTCGAAGCTGTAATGCTTGCCGGCATAACGGTTATTGATGGTATAGCCGGTTGCGGCAAGTTTTACAATGCCGAATTTGTTGTTCTCCCGTTCCATTGAATCCAGGTAACGTTTAGAAGTTTTTAAAGCAGCGATGCTGTCCTTTCTGATGTAATCACGACTTTCTTCTTTAGTTAACGGGATAGGCCTGTTGTTGAGCCAGAACAACGAATCTTTTTTGTTGACCGCTTTGCTGATCTTTAAGATTTCACCGTTAAAGTAATTTTTGGGGAAATTGGGTTGGATGTTGTAGTTGCTGTATACCCCAACATAATAGCCCTCAAACTTAAAGCCCAGCACATTTCCGTTAAACTGGAAATTGATATTGGAGGGCATGTATGTGTTTTCTACCTTGAGGAATTGCTGCTTGATATGGAGCGTGTCTAGCAGGTTAATGCCCGTATTTTTGCTGAGGTATACCTCGGCATTGACCAGGTGCCAGCTGTCGTCGGCAATATAGATCACCCCCCGGAATACCGGATCGTGTTCCCTGCGGGGGATGATCTGGATTTTATTTACAGTAATTCCATTTTCTGTACTTACACCCAGTAATTTATACCGGTAGTACAAGAAGGCATTGTCTGAAATCGGCGATACAAACCCACGTGTGCTCAGTTTGTCTTCAAGGAGAATGTTTTCATAAAAATTAATGATCAGATCGGACGCCTTATTAAAACTGAATGCGTTGTTGCGGCCAGAGGTTTTAGAAGAAATCATCTCTTCGTGGATTTTGTCGGGCCGCTGAAATGCAAATGTGGAGGTGGATTCCGACAGGTAGATGATCCCTTTGCGGTTGGTGTCCAGATCGAGCATTTTCTGAATGTCGCGGCCAAATATTTTTTTTGGTGCCCCAACAAGCTTCTGTACGCCTTTGATATAGACATTAGTGGTATAGGCGTTGACCTCAGTTAAGTGTGCCTTTCTTTGTTTTATGGTTTGCCGGATAATGGCATAAGCAGGGTCTTCTGCATTTGCGTTGATGGTAACGCCTGAAAGGGTATAGGTTTCCGGACTGAGGACGATATGCTCAGCGGCATCTTCAGCAATGCTGATATTCCTTTCTACGGCCTTGTAACCAATGGCTTTGTAAACAATGGTGAAAGTCCCTGCCTCAATAGCGAGCCGATAAAATCCGTCGATGTTTGCAGAAGTGCCTTTTGTGGTGTTCTTAATATAGACAGAGGCAAAGGATACAGGTTGCCCATCTGTGTCTTTTATCGTTCCACTGAGTTTAAATTGCTGTGCCAGTGCTGTAGTAAAGGTAATTACAAGCAGTATTAGCGTTAAAAATGGTTTCTTCATGCAGTGGATAGACCTTAAATGATGTGATTAGTTACAGGTAAATATAGTTATTCTGCTAAAGTTTGCCAGGCCAAGCTAATTTAGGTTACCACCCGAAAGCTGGAATTGCATAACTTTGACCTCAATAAACAATAGCATTATGTATAAAACATTACAACCAGTTCTTCAACAAGAACTAGACCAGATAGAGAAAGATGGCCTTTACAAGCGTGAGCGCATTATTGTAACCCCACAGGGCGCGGATATAAAAGTAAATACAGGACAGGAAGTGATTAATTTCTGTGCAAACAATTACCTGGGCCTTTCGTCTGATCCCCGTGTAACTGAAGCAGCCAAAAAGGCTATTGACAAATATGGCTATGGCATGTCCTCTGTACGCTTTATTTGCGGTACCCAGGATATTCATAAAGAGCTGGAAGAAAAGATCTCCAAGTTTTTAGGCACGGAAGATACCATCTTATATGCGGCTGCTTTTGATGCCAATGGGGGTGTTTTTGAGCCTTTGTTTAATGATCAGGACGCCATCATTTCTGATGAATTGAATCATGCATCCATTATTGATGGTGTCCGTTTGTGTAAAGCGAAACGGTTCAGGTATAAAAATGCAGATATGGAAGATCTGGAGCAGCAGCTGATTGCTGCAAAGGATTCCAGACACCGCATTATTGTAACCGACGGGGCTTTTTCTATGGATGGTGTTGTAGCACCGCTGGATAAGATCTGTGATCTGGCGGACAAATATGAGGCCCTGGTGATGATCGATGAGTCACACTGTACGGGATTTATTGGCAAAACCGGACGGGGAACGCATGAGCATTTTAATGTAATGGACAGGATTGACATCATTACGGGTACCTTGGGTAAGGCTTTAGGTGGTGCTTCCGGAGGTTTTACATCAGGTAAGAAAGAAATTATTGACATGCTGCGCCAGCGTTCGCGCCCATACCTGTTCTCCAATACATTGGCCCCGGCTATTGCAGGTGCTTCTGTAGCTGTACTGGACATGCTGAGTGAAACCACCAATTTAAGGGATAAGCTGGAAAACAACACCCGTTACTTTCGCGAAAAAATGACTGAGGCGGGGTTTGACATCAAACCGGGTGTACATCCGATAGTGCCTGTTATGCTTTATGATGCCAAGCTGGCGCAGGAGTTTGCTGCCAAAATGCTGGAAGAAGGGATCTATGTGATCGGATTTTACTACCCTGTTGTAGGGCAGGGCAAAGCGAGGATCCGTGTGCAGTTGTCGGCCGCCCATGACCAGCATCATTTAGATAAGGCAATTGCAGCGTTTACCAAGGTAGGGAAGGCATTGGGAGTAATATAAATTAGCCGTATATTTGACCCCATGTTACAAGATAAGATAACACAATATTCCGCAGAAATCAATGCGTTTTCGACAAGCAATGCCGATGAGTTAGAGCAGTTCCGTATTAAATTCCTTGGAACGAAAGGGATCATTAAGGATATATTTGATGAATTTAAAGCCGTTTCGCCAGAGGAGAAAAGAACGCTGGGCAAAGTTTTAAATGAATTTAAGCAGCTCGCAGAAGGTAAATATCAGGAATTGAAAGAGCAGACTGCGGTTGCCGATACTGCAAAGGGACCTGATATGGACCTTACATTGCCGGGTGAGGGTTTTGAAGTGGGTTCGCGTCACCCTTTGGCGCTGGTAAGAAGGGAGATCATAGAGATCTTCAATAAGCTGGGCTTTGTGGTTGCCGAAGGACCTGAAATTGAAGATGACTGGCATAACTTCTCTGCATTGAACTTTCCGGAGGAACATCCGGCGCGGGATATGCAGGACACCTTTTTCATTAAAAAAGCAACTGAGAAAGACGAAAGCGGTGATATTGCTTTACGTACGCATACCTCTTCTGTTCAGGTGCGGATGATGGAGGCTGGCAAACCGCCGTTCAGGGCCATTATGCCGGGGCGTGTATATCGTAATGAAGCGATATCTGCAAGGGCGCATTGCTTTTTTCATCAGGTAGAAGGCTTGTATGTGGATGAAAACGTGTCTTTTGCTGATCTGAAACAAACTTTATTCTATTTTGTTCAGGAGCTTTATGGCGAAGGCACAAAAGTAAGGTTCCGTCCGTCTTATTTCCCTTTTACCGAGCCATCGGCAGAAATGGATATTTCCTGCACCATTTGTAAGGGGGCAGGCTGCCAGATGTGTAAGTACAGTGGATGGGTAGAGATATTGGGCTGCGGTATGGTAGATCCTAATGTTTTGGAAAACTGTGGTATCGACAGTAAACAATACAGCGGTTTTGCTTTTGGAATGGGTATAGAGCGTATTGCCAATTTAAAATTTGAAATAAAGGACCTGCGTTTGTTCTCTGAGAACGATGTGAGGTTCCTGAAACAATATAAAACTTCATTGATCTGATGAAAGGGATCGTGCCGGGCATATTGTTGGTTTTGCTGTTGGCGGGCTGCGGTAAGGAAAACCTGGTAATTCCCAATGTGCCTGTCAATTTTAGTGTCCAGCTTACCGACCCCAGGATGATCAGGCTGAGCAGTCCGGGTGGTGCGGTAGCATTTGACAACTACGGTGTGGCCGGAATCGTGATTTATCGTACCACAAGCGGTAATTATGTAGCTTACGATCGCTGCAGTACGGTGAACCCTGAAAAAAGATGTGCGGTAGAACTGGACGATCCGAGTTTTACCGTAACAGACAAATGTTCAGGCGCAAAGTACCTGCTGGAAGATGGCAGTCCGGCTAAAGCGCCGGCAGAATTATCGCTCAAAAAGTACAATACCTCTGTATCGGGAGGAAACACATTACGCGTAACCAATTGATGGAACCAGAAAAAATAAAAGAAAGTATAGTAAAGGCGGCCAAAGAGTTGTTCAGGAAGTACGGTTATCATAAAACTAGTGTGAATGAGATAGCCAGGAAAGCGCGTATTGCCAAGGCTACCATATACAAGTATTTTGAGAGCAAGGAGCAGATACTGGATGCCATTTTAATGGATTATCTGGATTTGAACCTTCATGAGATACTCAAGAACAAAGCCCAGTTCTCTAATGAGGAAGAACACCTTAAAGCCCTGGTAATGAAAACCTGCAGGCTTACCTATACAGTTTGCAATGAGTTTATTGGCTGGGACTTTGTAAGGGAAAACGCCAACTCCCAGGAGTTTTTAAAACACCTGTCCGATCAGCTGGAATCCTTATTGCTTTCTGCCTACCTGGAACTGGATCATTTTAAAAACCATCCTTCCCGCAGGGAAGGGCTGGCCTTTTTGTTGAAGGCCAGTAAAAACATCGTATTCTCTTTTGCCTTTACTTCGGTAAGCGACTCGGATGTCCGCAAAAACTTCGTCAGCTTCCAAAAGGAACTGCTGCCCTTTCTGGTAAAAGCGGCATTGTAATCGTTACGGCCCTGCATGCGGCCAGTATCAGATTTCTTTACAATATCTTAACGCATACCGATTGGGTATTTGGTATAAAACAGCTTATATTTGCTTTGTTAGCAAGATGTAACACCATGAGTAAAGAAGTTTTAGAGATTTCTGTATTGGTAGATGAGAAATTCGATGTGAAGTTTGATCTTGCTGGAGGTTTTTGGGGTTTTCTGTTCAGAATCTTTGGCAAATAACAATTGACATTCCATTTTCTTTTCCCGGAAAGGCCTTTGCCTGCCTGACGGAGATCTTATGTCTGAAAAAAAACTTACTTTTGCGCCATAATGAGTAGAAATAGAAAAGCCGGAGTGGTAACGATCATTCCTGATTTAAGCATTATTGACATTGCCGAAGAAGGTAAAGGTGTAGGTAGGGCCGATGAACTGGTAGTTTTTGTGGAAAAGGCAGTACCAGGCGACATTGCGGATGTCAGGATAGTGCGAAAAAAGAAGAACTTTGCCGAAGCGGTTATAGATAACCTGCAAAAAAAATCTGATTTAAGGACTGATCCTTTTTGTCCGCATTTTGGTACCTGCGGAGGCTGTAAGTGGCAGCATATGGAATACGATGCCCAGCTGAAATTTAAACATAAAAATGTGGAAGCCGCCTTGCAGCGTCTGGCAAAAATAGATACTACCGGAATGGAGCCTATTCTGGGTTCTGCCGAAAATAAATATTACAGGAACAAACTGGAATATACTTTCTCTAATAAACGCTGGCTGGATAAGAGCGATATGGCAGAGCGTCCTGACGGGCTGGCGCCTGAAAGTCCCCAACCTGATCTGGAAATGAATGCCCTGGGTTTTCATGTGCCTTTGCGTTTTGATAAGATCCTGGATATACAACATTGTTATTTGCAGGCCGAGCCATCCAATAGCATCAGGAACCAGGTTAGGGAATATGCACTAAAGGAAGGTCTTTCATTCTATGATTTACGCAACCACGAGGGAAACCTGCGTAACCTGATCATCCGTACTTCATCGACTGGTGAAGTGATGGTGGTTGTGGTTTTTGCCTATGCTGAGCAGGAAAAGATCGATGGGCTGATGGAGTATCTGAAGCTCAGCTTTTCGCAGATCAGCTCGTTATTGTACATTATTAATCAGAAAAAGAACGATACCATTTTTGATCAGGAGGTAGTTAC from Pedobacter africanus includes:
- a CDS encoding C1 family peptidase, whose product is MKPLWLTATLLLGSTIGFAQDNLVNSLKNNQSANSAGSFTFTPVISTEATSVKNQKSSGTCWSYSTNSFLESEMIRMGKKPVDLADLFTARNAYVEKGINYVRMHGALTLGDGGACHDVINMFAKYGALPQEAYSGNDYGSPGSSDRMNKLTEAILKKAVSGKFDPSWKAKYIATIDSCMGAIPEKFTYEGKEYTPKTFAKEVVGINPADYVELSSFNTSPYYEKAVLMVPDNWSYDQVYNVQMDDIITIIDNAVKKGFTVAWATDVSEKGFSWKNGVAYVPEKDFDSMSADEKKAMFNGPKGEKEITVAMRQAAFDDYETTDDHGMQITGIAKDQNGKEYYIVKNSWGASNDYKGYLYVTKNFVKYKTTAFLLHKNGIPSDLRKKMSIK
- a CDS encoding DUF5686 and carboxypeptidase regulatory-like domain-containing protein; the protein is MKKPFLTLILLVITFTTALAQQFKLSGTIKDTDGQPVSFASVYIKNTTKGTSANIDGFYRLAIEAGTFTIVYKAIGYKAVERNISIAEDAAEHIVLSPETYTLSGVTINANAEDPAYAIIRQTIKQRKAHLTEVNAYTTNVYIKGVQKLVGAPKKIFGRDIQKMLDLDTNRKGIIYLSESTSTFAFQRPDKIHEEMISSKTSGRNNAFSFNKASDLIINFYENILLEDKLSTRGFVSPISDNAFLYYRYKLLGVSTENGITVNKIQIIPRREHDPVFRGVIYIADDSWHLVNAEVYLSKNTGINLLDTLHIKQQFLKVENTYMPSNINFQFNGNVLGFKFEGYYVGVYSNYNIQPNFPKNYFNGEILKISKAVNKKDSLFWLNNRPIPLTKEESRDYIRKDSIAALKTSKRYLDSMERENNKFGIVKLAATGYTINNRYAGKHYSFDPLYRSILYNTVEGLALKYGVTYKKDLENSRYYSIRPEARYGFSNKTLTGSLTANYYYNPVKRANISISGGSGIYDLNNFGSMSLLGNSINSLFFETNFSKFYKKEFINAGTSRELSNGLLANLSVDYSRNTQLVNTTHFKIKDLKGEQFSSNNPFTPETETPLFPTYKALTVMASLNYTIGQSYITRPDGKFYQASKYPTIDLSYRKGINEVFNSDVDYDLIALEISQNRMSSGLWGYSSFIIGAGKFLNHNQVFYPDARHFRGNNSLFSVPNLRKFLFLDFYLFSTDREYLEGHFEHNFSGLLTNKVPLLRKLKLEEVVGISYLSQPVKRNYTEFYFGLQRLIFRVAYGFAYDGKTRVQHGFRMSYGF
- the kbl gene encoding glycine C-acetyltransferase, with amino-acid sequence MYKTLQPVLQQELDQIEKDGLYKRERIIVTPQGADIKVNTGQEVINFCANNYLGLSSDPRVTEAAKKAIDKYGYGMSSVRFICGTQDIHKELEEKISKFLGTEDTILYAAAFDANGGVFEPLFNDQDAIISDELNHASIIDGVRLCKAKRFRYKNADMEDLEQQLIAAKDSRHRIIVTDGAFSMDGVVAPLDKICDLADKYEALVMIDESHCTGFIGKTGRGTHEHFNVMDRIDIITGTLGKALGGASGGFTSGKKEIIDMLRQRSRPYLFSNTLAPAIAGASVAVLDMLSETTNLRDKLENNTRYFREKMTEAGFDIKPGVHPIVPVMLYDAKLAQEFAAKMLEEGIYVIGFYYPVVGQGKARIRVQLSAAHDQHHLDKAIAAFTKVGKALGVI
- the pheS gene encoding phenylalanine--tRNA ligase subunit alpha; the encoded protein is MLQDKITQYSAEINAFSTSNADELEQFRIKFLGTKGIIKDIFDEFKAVSPEEKRTLGKVLNEFKQLAEGKYQELKEQTAVADTAKGPDMDLTLPGEGFEVGSRHPLALVRREIIEIFNKLGFVVAEGPEIEDDWHNFSALNFPEEHPARDMQDTFFIKKATEKDESGDIALRTHTSSVQVRMMEAGKPPFRAIMPGRVYRNEAISARAHCFFHQVEGLYVDENVSFADLKQTLFYFVQELYGEGTKVRFRPSYFPFTEPSAEMDISCTICKGAGCQMCKYSGWVEILGCGMVDPNVLENCGIDSKQYSGFAFGMGIERIANLKFEIKDLRLFSENDVRFLKQYKTSLI
- a CDS encoding Rieske (2Fe-2S) protein yields the protein MKGIVPGILLVLLLAGCGKENLVIPNVPVNFSVQLTDPRMIRLSSPGGAVAFDNYGVAGIVIYRTTSGNYVAYDRCSTVNPEKRCAVELDDPSFTVTDKCSGAKYLLEDGSPAKAPAELSLKKYNTSVSGGNTLRVTN
- a CDS encoding TetR/AcrR family transcriptional regulator, encoding MEPEKIKESIVKAAKELFRKYGYHKTSVNEIARKARIAKATIYKYFESKEQILDAILMDYLDLNLHEILKNKAQFSNEEEHLKALVMKTCRLTYTVCNEFIGWDFVRENANSQEFLKHLSDQLESLLLSAYLELDHFKNHPSRREGLAFLLKASKNIVFSFAFTSVSDSDVRKNFVSFQKELLPFLVKAAL
- the rlmD gene encoding 23S rRNA (uracil(1939)-C(5))-methyltransferase RlmD, producing the protein MSRNRKAGVVTIIPDLSIIDIAEEGKGVGRADELVVFVEKAVPGDIADVRIVRKKKNFAEAVIDNLQKKSDLRTDPFCPHFGTCGGCKWQHMEYDAQLKFKHKNVEAALQRLAKIDTTGMEPILGSAENKYYRNKLEYTFSNKRWLDKSDMAERPDGLAPESPQPDLEMNALGFHVPLRFDKILDIQHCYLQAEPSNSIRNQVREYALKEGLSFYDLRNHEGNLRNLIIRTSSTGEVMVVVVFAYAEQEKIDGLMEYLKLSFSQISSLLYIINQKKNDTIFDQEVVTYAGRDYIFEEMDGLKFKIGAKSFYQTNSGQAHELYKITREFAGFTGDELVYDLYTGAGTIANFVAGSVKQVVGIEYVPTAIEDAKFNSELNGINNTIFYAGDMKDILTREFIAAHGKPDVVITDPPRAGMHADVVERLLEMEAEKIVYVSCNAATQARDLALLKEKYEVVRIKPVDMFPHTQHVENVVLLKLNSVN